Below is a window of Enterobacter kobei DNA.
GGTAAAACCTTCGCCACTGAAGTCTATCCGATTGGTATTGAGCCAAAAGAGATCGCCCAGGCTGCCGCCGGGCCGCTGCCGCCAAAAATGGCCCAGCTGAAGGAAGAGCTTAAAGGCGTTAAAAACATTTTCTCGGTTGAGCGTCTGGATTATTCCAAAGGCCTTCCGGAGCGTTTTGCGGCCTTTGAAACGCTGCTGGAGAAATTCCCCCAGCACCACGGCAAAATTCGTTATACGCAGATTGCGCCCACCTCCCGTGGTGATGTGCAGGCGTACCAGGATATTCGTCACCTGCTGGAAACCGAAGCGGGGCGCATTAACGGTAAATATGGCCAGCTGGGCTGGACGCCGCTCTATTATCTCAATCAGCACTTTGACCGTAAGCTGCTGATGAAAGTGTTCCGCTATTCTGACGTCGGTCTGGTTACGCCGCTACGTGATGGTATGAACCTGGTGGCGAAAGAGTATGTGGCCGCGCAGGACCCGGCGAATCCGGGGGTGTTGATCCTGTCCCGCTTTGCCGGTGCCGCCAATGAGCTGACCTCTGCGCTGCTGGTAAACCCGTACGACCGCGATGACGTGGCGGCGGCCATGGACCGTGCTCTGACCATGCCACTGGCAGAACGTATTTCCCGCCACGCCGAGATGCTGGAGATCATCCAGAAAAACGACATCGACGCCTGGCAGAAGAGGTTTATCGCCGACCTAAAGCGCATCGCGCCACGTAGTGCAGACAGTGTGCTGCAAAACAACGTGGCGGCCTTCCCGAAGCTTGCCTGATCCCGACCATGCTCCCGCACCCGCGGGAGTTTTTTTACACGCTATTCAGCGGCACCAGCAGTACATCCACTTTGCTAGAACTCACCACGGCTTTCGCCGAACAGGCTGCGCGCGAGAAAAAACTCTGGTTGTGATTACCGCAGATCACCAGGTCCACGTCCTGCGTCTGACATAGATACAAAATGTGTTCACTTAACTCACCCGACGTCATGATTTTTTGCGCGATGGGGTAGTCCGTTTGCGCGATTAACGCCCTGAGAAATTCATGCGTCTCTTCCGCCACTACATCACGCAGGTTCTCCAGCATGGGGGCGGCGAAGTGATTATACATTTCAGGATCGGCTGCGAGGGTGATAAGGCTAATGCGGGCATTGAAAGGGCGGGCAATGTTAACGGCTTTCGCCAGTAACTGGTGGCTTTCGGGCGACATTGCCACGGCTACCAGTACGTGAGAATAGCTCATGACTCACTCCTTTTTAGAGTATGAACAGGCTGACCATTACTCTTTTTAGATAAAAATTGCAACTCCTAAAGATTACGGTTTTATGACGCAGTTAATAAATATTCATTAATTATTCTTACGACTGGAATAGTTCACAATGTAACCATTTTGCAAAAATAACGCTTCTTAACGTAAATATTCGCGATAAAAATTTGCAACGCTGTTTTATTAATCCTGATGATTAACAAATTAGTAATCGATACCAAAAATGAAAATTTATTTAGGTTAAAAACATAATGGCATGATTTTTAAGGTAAATTTTATGCTGTATCTACAATAGAGATCGTGCGTTTTTGTTAAGTCATTGCTTTACATAGTAGTGCGTTCTTTTAACCCACAGGTCAGAGGTGTTTGCATGTCTATTCGTGCGAAAAGAATAGAAAAGGGGTTCGTTAGAACGAAAAACATTCAATCCAACAGTCATATTGATAGATTTATTCGTAATATTCGCTTAAATTATGTGACGTAGATCACATTTTTTCCAAAATACTACTTGCTCACATTGTATGTCTCAGAGTCCGCGAGTACAGTTGCCTCGATTTAGGAAAAATCTTAGTTTGTGTAAGAAATGATGAGAACGTGTGAAGGAGCAGATCGCACAATGAGGTGATCGCCTCCACGTCAAAACACCTGAATCGCAGTAATGCATTTTTGCCTTGTCTTACTTATTTTACCGGGTTTTTTCCCGGCGACATCACGGGGTGCGGTCTTACCGCTTAAGATTTTCGTTGGTTATTCTGGATGGGAAAAATGCATACATCCGAGTTGCTGAAACACGTATATGACATCAATTTGTCATATCTCCTTCTTGCACAGCGTCTGATCAGTCAGGACAAAGCTTCCGCGATGTTCCGCCTGGGGATGAGTGAAGAAATGGCATCCACAATGGTCGAGCTGACGTTGCCGCAAATGGTTAAACTGGCTGAAACCAATCAGCTGATTTGCCAGTTCCGCTTTGACAGTCACCAGACTATCACGCGTCTGACACAGGAATCCCGTGTAGACGATTTACAGCAGGTCCATACCGGAATTTTGCTTTCAACACGCTTACTCAGTGATGCGGGTCAGACTGTTGATGCACCTGCCCGGAAAAAAAGGGCCTGATCTATGACAGTTAAAAGCATCGTTCAGGAAGCGCGCGACATCCAGTTAGCCATGGAGCTAATTACGCTGGGCGCGCGGTTACAAATGCTGGAAAGTGAGACGCAGCTGAGCCGTGGTCGACTCATCAAACTTTATAAAGAACTTCGCGGCAGTCCGCCGCCGAAAGGCATGCTGCCGTTTTCAACCGACTGGTTTATGACGTGGGAACAAAATATCCACGCTTCTATTTTCTGTAACGCCTGGCAGTTTTTACTGAAAACGGGACTTTGCAGCGGCGTTGATGCCGTCATCAAAGCTTACCGTCTCTATTTAGAACAGTGTCCGCAGCAGGAAGAGGGCCCGTTACTGGCTCTGACCCGTGCCTGGACACTGGTTCGTTTCGTCGAGAGTGGAATGCTGCAGCTTTCTCGCTGTAACTGCTGCGACGGTAATTTTATTACTCACGCACACCAACCCGTGGGTAGCTTCGCCTGCAGTTTATGTCAGCCGCCTTCCAGGGCAGTAAAAAGACGTAAACTTTCCCCGGAAGTTGCCGATAGTAATTCACAACTGCTGGATGAACAGATCAATCAGGCTGTTTGACCGAACGGTGTGAGCAACACTCCAGCAGCGGTAAGCAATTACCGCTGCTTTTTTTTGCCCCGCCGCCGAGCCAAACGCAAATCTGTTTCTCCTTGCCTTAGTCAACAGTGAAGGATGATGTCGTGCTGATCTTATTAGGTTACCTGGTTGTTCTCGGTACAGTCTTCGGCGGTTATATGATGACCGGCGGACACCTTGGGGCACTTTATCAACCTGCCGAACTTATTATCATCGGTGGTGCGGGCGTAGGTGCGTTTATTGTGGGCAACAACGGCAAAGCCATCAAAGGAACGCTGAAAGCGCTGCCTCTGCTGTTTCGCCGTTCGAAATACACCAAAAGCATGTATATGGACTTGCTGGCGCTGCTCTATCGCCTGATGGCGAAATCACGTCAACAAGGCATGTTCTCGCTGGAACGTGATATCGAAAGCCCGAAAGAGAGTGAAATTTTCGCCAGCTACCCGCGTATTCTTGCCGATCCGATAATGCTTGAATTTATTGTGGATTATCTGCGCCTTATCATCAGCGGCAACATGAACACCTTCGAAATCGAAGCGCTGATGGACGAAGAGATCGAAACCCACGAAGCGGAAGCGGAAGTCCCCGCCAACAGCCTGGCGATGGTAGGTGATTCCCTGCCGGCGTTCGGGATTGTGGCCGCCGTCATGGGGGTGGTACATGCCCTGGCCTCGGCGGATCGTCCGGCGGCAGAGCTGGGTGCGCTGATTGCCCATGCGATGGTGGGAACCTTCCTCGGCATTTTGCTGGCATACGGGTTCATCTCGCCACTGGCAACGGTTCTGCGCCAGAAAAGCGCCGAAACCACCAAGATGATGCAGTGCGTGAAAATTACGCTGCTGTCGAATCTGAACGGTTATGCACCGCCGATTGCCGTTGAGTTTGGCCGTAAAACCCTGTACTCGAGCGAACGTCCTTCCTTTGTTGAACTGGAAGAGCATGTCCGCGCAGTCAGAAACCCAAACCAGCAGACCACGACTGAGGACGCATGAAAAACCAGGCCCATCCCATTGTCATCGTCAAACGACGTAAACATAAAGGACACGGAGGCGGCTCGCACGGATCGTGGAAGATTGCCTACGCCGATTTTATGACGGCAATGATGGCGTTCTTTCTGGTCATGTGGCTGATTTCTATCTCCAGTCCTAAAGAGCTTATTCAGATCGCGGAATACTTCCGCACCCCGCTGGCAACGGCGGTCACGGGCGGCCCCCGGATCTCGAACAGTGACAGTCCGATCCCTGGCGGCGGTGATGATTTCACCCAGCAGAAAGGGGAAGTGCAGCGTCAGCCAAACGTGGAAGATCTGCGCAATCGTATGGAACAGAACCGCCTGAGCAAACTGCGTGGCGATCTCGACCAGTTAATAGAAGCCGATCCAAAGCTGCGCGCGCTGCGCCCGCATCTGAAGATCGACCTCGTGCAGGAAGGGCTGCGAATTCAGATTATCGACAGCCAGAATCGCCCGATGTTTAAAACCGGCAGCGCCGAAGTGGA
It encodes the following:
- the otsA gene encoding alpha,alpha-trehalose-phosphate synthase, giving the protein MSRLVVVSNRIAPPDDKKAGAGGLAVGILGALKATGGLWFGWSGETGNEDQPLKKETRGNITWASFNLSEQDYEEYYNQFSNAVLWPAFHYRLDLVQFQRESWEGYQRVNALLADKLLPLLEEDDVLWIHDYHLLPFAHELRQRGVKNQIGFFLHIPFPTPEIFNALPPHAELLEQLCDYDLLGFQTESDRVSFLDSVASQTRVIAKDKKTHTAFGKTFATEVYPIGIEPKEIAQAAAGPLPPKMAQLKEELKGVKNIFSVERLDYSKGLPERFAAFETLLEKFPQHHGKIRYTQIAPTSRGDVQAYQDIRHLLETEAGRINGKYGQLGWTPLYYLNQHFDRKLLMKVFRYSDVGLVTPLRDGMNLVAKEYVAAQDPANPGVLILSRFAGAANELTSALLVNPYDRDDVAAAMDRALTMPLAERISRHAEMLEIIQKNDIDAWQKRFIADLKRIAPRSADSVLQNNVAAFPKLA
- the uspC gene encoding universal stress protein UspC, which translates into the protein MSYSHVLVAVAMSPESHQLLAKAVNIARPFNARISLITLAADPEMYNHFAAPMLENLRDVVAEETHEFLRALIAQTDYPIAQKIMTSGELSEHILYLCQTQDVDLVICGNHNQSFFSRAACSAKAVVSSSKVDVLLVPLNSV
- the flhD gene encoding flagellar transcriptional regulator FlhD, with the protein product MHTSELLKHVYDINLSYLLLAQRLISQDKASAMFRLGMSEEMASTMVELTLPQMVKLAETNQLICQFRFDSHQTITRLTQESRVDDLQQVHTGILLSTRLLSDAGQTVDAPARKKRA
- the flhC gene encoding flagellar transcriptional regulator FlhC, with amino-acid sequence MTVKSIVQEARDIQLAMELITLGARLQMLESETQLSRGRLIKLYKELRGSPPPKGMLPFSTDWFMTWEQNIHASIFCNAWQFLLKTGLCSGVDAVIKAYRLYLEQCPQQEEGPLLALTRAWTLVRFVESGMLQLSRCNCCDGNFITHAHQPVGSFACSLCQPPSRAVKRRKLSPEVADSNSQLLDEQINQAV
- the motA gene encoding flagellar motor stator protein MotA gives rise to the protein MLILLGYLVVLGTVFGGYMMTGGHLGALYQPAELIIIGGAGVGAFIVGNNGKAIKGTLKALPLLFRRSKYTKSMYMDLLALLYRLMAKSRQQGMFSLERDIESPKESEIFASYPRILADPIMLEFIVDYLRLIISGNMNTFEIEALMDEEIETHEAEAEVPANSLAMVGDSLPAFGIVAAVMGVVHALASADRPAAELGALIAHAMVGTFLGILLAYGFISPLATVLRQKSAETTKMMQCVKITLLSNLNGYAPPIAVEFGRKTLYSSERPSFVELEEHVRAVRNPNQQTTTEDA
- the motB gene encoding flagellar motor protein MotB, producing MKNQAHPIVIVKRRKHKGHGGGSHGSWKIAYADFMTAMMAFFLVMWLISISSPKELIQIAEYFRTPLATAVTGGPRISNSDSPIPGGGDDFTQQKGEVQRQPNVEDLRNRMEQNRLSKLRGDLDQLIEADPKLRALRPHLKIDLVQEGLRIQIIDSQNRPMFKTGSAEVEPYMRDILRKIAPVLNGIPNRVSLSGHTDDFPYANGERGYSNWELSADRANASRRELVIGGLDDGKVLRVVGMAATMRLSDKGADDAINRRISLLVLNRQAEQAILHENAESQNEPVSLLKQPEALPQATVPTSPQPDPR